In Lysobacter luteus, a single window of DNA contains:
- the glnD gene encoding [protein-PII] uridylyltransferase, which yields MTGVVPADRGTAGPAQHPGQEDAAWAARAREELAQADAGFAARFDADSDIDRLLAERAAAVDALVQAAWQRCIPAEAELALFAVGGYGRGELYPQSDVDLLVMAAPAASQAHADDLARLFAVLWDSGLPVGHAVRSLGQCTEAAVDDITVLTALLEARPLAANEHERRELQAAVSPRVVWPPQAFFEAKRDELVERHARYGDTADNLEPNLKEGPGGLRDVQTLHWIALRVIGTADMESLVAFGQMGADEVATIERERRALARLRYGLHLVAGKREERLRFDYQKLLAARLGFEDSGGTLAVEQMMQGFYRSASLVLRIGERLLQRFEEQLQGEAEPEPLDGLFELRRGYLAARDADWPHAPSEVLALFETWACRGETRGLHSHTARALAEALPDFPDFANADDELRRQFLGLLRGDQPVRSLTRMARLGVLGRWIPAFQKVSGRMQFDLFHVYTVDQHTLAVLGYMQAFASGERDPRFALVHEAWPRLRKPELLLLAGLFHDIAKGRGGDHSELGADDARAFCLAMGLGESDAALVEWLVRKHLLMSMTAQKQDIADPDVIHRFATAVADRERLDHLYLLTCADIAGTSPKLWNAWKDRLLADLYSATRLALRRGLEHPLAAEERSAETREAVRALLVGQGMAASGVDALFARMPAVGFQRGRADQLAWQGEALRDAAPGSTVVRVRQVPAHAGALEVFVHSPDADGLFAAIVATLDRAGLAIQQARVLDGPGDTIFDTFEVIPADTRHAPAAGDVETRLARALVGPLEDIRPARRTLPRHLRHFRIAPRIAFDEADNGRTTLSLVCTDRPGLLADVAQTLRNQGMRVHDARIATFGERAEDVFQITATTSDGRDRPLDPARQQALSDALLACLEGDAP from the coding sequence ATGACCGGCGTCGTCCCGGCCGACCGCGGTACGGCGGGACCTGCCCAGCACCCGGGACAGGAGGACGCCGCCTGGGCCGCCCGGGCGCGTGAGGAGCTGGCGCAGGCCGACGCCGGCTTCGCCGCCCGCTTCGATGCCGATTCCGACATCGACCGCCTGCTGGCCGAACGCGCCGCGGCAGTCGATGCGCTGGTGCAGGCGGCCTGGCAGCGCTGCATCCCGGCGGAGGCCGAACTGGCGCTGTTCGCCGTGGGCGGATACGGGCGGGGTGAGCTCTACCCCCAATCCGACGTCGACCTGCTGGTGATGGCGGCGCCGGCCGCGTCGCAGGCGCATGCCGACGACCTGGCGCGGCTGTTCGCGGTCCTGTGGGACTCGGGGCTGCCGGTCGGCCACGCCGTACGCTCGCTCGGGCAATGCACCGAGGCGGCGGTGGACGACATCACCGTCCTGACCGCGCTGCTGGAGGCCCGCCCGCTGGCGGCCAACGAACACGAGCGGCGTGAGCTGCAGGCCGCGGTGTCGCCGCGCGTGGTCTGGCCGCCGCAGGCGTTCTTCGAGGCCAAGCGCGACGAACTGGTGGAGCGCCACGCCCGCTATGGCGATACCGCCGACAACCTCGAGCCGAACCTCAAGGAAGGCCCCGGTGGCCTTCGGGACGTGCAGACGCTGCACTGGATCGCCCTGCGCGTGATCGGCACGGCCGACATGGAGTCGCTGGTCGCATTCGGACAAATGGGTGCCGACGAGGTCGCGACCATCGAGCGGGAGCGACGCGCGCTGGCCCGGTTGCGCTATGGCCTGCACCTGGTCGCCGGCAAGCGCGAGGAGCGGTTGCGCTTCGATTACCAGAAACTGCTGGCCGCGCGACTGGGGTTCGAAGACTCCGGCGGCACGCTCGCAGTCGAGCAGATGATGCAGGGCTTCTACCGCAGCGCATCGCTGGTGCTGCGCATCGGCGAACGGTTGCTGCAGCGGTTCGAGGAGCAATTGCAGGGCGAGGCCGAACCCGAACCATTGGATGGGCTGTTCGAGCTGCGCCGCGGCTACCTGGCCGCGCGCGACGCCGACTGGCCACACGCGCCGTCCGAAGTGCTGGCGCTGTTCGAGACCTGGGCCTGTCGCGGGGAGACCCGTGGCCTGCATTCGCACACCGCCCGTGCACTGGCCGAGGCTCTGCCGGACTTTCCCGACTTCGCCAATGCCGACGACGAACTGCGCCGGCAGTTCCTCGGCCTGCTGCGCGGCGACCAGCCGGTCCGCAGCCTGACCCGGATGGCGCGCCTGGGCGTGCTGGGGCGCTGGATACCCGCGTTCCAGAAGGTCTCGGGCCGGATGCAGTTCGACCTTTTCCACGTCTACACGGTCGACCAGCACACGCTGGCCGTGCTGGGTTACATGCAGGCGTTCGCATCGGGCGAGCGCGACCCGCGCTTCGCGCTGGTGCACGAGGCCTGGCCACGCCTGCGCAAGCCCGAGCTGTTGTTGCTCGCCGGGCTGTTCCACGACATCGCCAAGGGGCGCGGCGGCGACCATTCCGAACTGGGTGCCGACGATGCCCGCGCGTTCTGCCTGGCCATGGGCCTGGGCGAGTCCGACGCGGCGTTGGTTGAATGGCTCGTGCGCAAGCACCTGCTGATGTCGATGACCGCGCAGAAACAGGACATCGCCGATCCCGACGTGATCCACCGCTTCGCCACCGCGGTGGCCGACCGCGAGCGGCTGGACCATCTCTACCTGCTGACCTGCGCCGACATCGCCGGCACCTCCCCCAAGCTGTGGAATGCGTGGAAGGACCGGCTGCTGGCCGACCTCTACAGCGCGACCAGGCTCGCATTGCGGCGTGGCCTGGAACATCCGCTTGCAGCCGAGGAGCGCAGCGCCGAGACGCGTGAGGCCGTCCGCGCGTTGCTGGTCGGGCAGGGCATGGCGGCCAGCGGGGTGGATGCGCTGTTTGCCCGGATGCCGGCCGTCGGGTTCCAGCGCGGTCGCGCTGACCAGCTGGCGTGGCAGGGCGAGGCATTGCGCGACGCCGCGCCGGGATCGACCGTGGTGCGGGTGCGCCAGGTGCCCGCCCATGCCGGTGCGCTCGAGGTGTTCGTGCATTCTCCCGACGCCGATGGTCTGTTCGCGGCGATCGTCGCCACGCTCGACCGGGCCGGGCTGGCGATCCAGCAGGCACGCGTGCTGGACGGGCCGGGCGACACCATCTTCGACACGTTCGAAGTGATCCCCGCCGACACGCGGCACGCCCCCGCCGCCGGTGATGTCGAAACGCGCCTTGCACGCGCGCTGGTGGGACCGTTGGAAGACATCCGCCCGGCCCGCCGCACCCTGCCGCGCCACCTGCGTCATTTCCGCATCGCTCCGCGCATCGCCTTCGACGAGGCCGACAACGGCCGCACCACCCTGAGCCTGGTCTGCACCGACCGCCCCGGGTTGCTGGCCGACGTCGCCCAGACACTGCGCAACCAGGGCATGCGCGTGCACGACGCACGCATCGCGACCTTCGGCGAGCGCGCCGAGGACGTGTTCCAGATCACCGCCACCACCAGCGACGGCCGCGACCGGCCGCTCGACCCCGCACGCCAGCAGGCGCTCAGCGACGCGTTGCTCGCCTGCCTCGAAGGAGATGCACCATGA
- a CDS encoding Csu type fimbrial protein yields the protein MNLVQTAVLTALIAGGAMAPAYAETKTSTFDVTMKIKKSCDITATENVAFGEQLASAGSVDATGSVSVKCTKNTPYQVSLNGGGAADTSARRMLSGTAAIPYQLYQEAGRSTVWGNTAADDKEATGTGFKGAATKHVVYARATLDGDQVAGDYTDTVTATVTF from the coding sequence ATGAATCTTGTCCAGACCGCTGTCCTCACCGCCCTGATTGCCGGCGGCGCCATGGCGCCTGCCTACGCCGAGACCAAGACCTCCACCTTCGATGTCACCATGAAGATCAAGAAGTCTTGCGATATCACCGCCACGGAAAACGTTGCGTTTGGCGAGCAGCTCGCTTCGGCCGGTTCGGTCGATGCAACGGGCTCCGTCAGCGTCAAGTGCACCAAGAACACCCCGTACCAGGTGAGCCTCAACGGCGGTGGCGCCGCTGATACGTCAGCACGGCGCATGCTGAGCGGCACGGCCGCCATCCCCTACCAGCTGTACCAGGAAGCCGGCCGTTCCACTGTCTGGGGCAATACCGCCGCGGATGACAAGGAAGCGACCGGCACCGGGTTCAAGGGCGCTGCAACCAAGCATGTCGTTTATGCCCGCGCGACGCTGGACGGCGACCAGGTTGCCGGTGACTACACCGACACCGTCACCGCCACCGTGACGTTCTGA
- a CDS encoding Spx/MgsR family RNA polymerase-binding regulatory protein, with amino-acid sequence MATTLYGLKNCDTCRKARKWLDRFGVEHRFVDYRDEPRTPEELVGWKEALGGWDAMTNKSSTTWRQLPDHRKAPGSDAEWKLLLREYPQLARRPVVVTDDGAVTQGFSDNAFKKRFGVG; translated from the coding sequence ATGGCCACCACGCTCTACGGATTGAAGAACTGCGACACCTGCCGCAAGGCCCGCAAGTGGCTGGACCGGTTCGGTGTCGAGCACCGCTTCGTGGATTACCGGGACGAGCCCCGCACGCCCGAAGAGCTGGTCGGATGGAAGGAGGCCCTGGGCGGCTGGGACGCCATGACCAACAAGTCCTCGACCACCTGGCGGCAATTGCCGGATCACCGCAAGGCGCCAGGCAGCGACGCGGAGTGGAAGCTGCTGCTGCGCGAGTACCCGCAACTGGCCCGCCGGCCGGTGGTCGTCACCGACGATGGTGCGGTGACCCAGGGCTTCAGCGACAACGCGTTCAAGAAGCGCTTCGGGGTTGGTTGA
- the map gene encoding type I methionyl aminopeptidase produces the protein MAITLKTPEDIEKMRVAGRLAAEVLQVVAPHVKPGVTTQELDRICHDHIVNVQGATPANVGYKGFPKTVCTSVNNVICHGIPNEAKVLKDGDIVNIDVTVIKDGWHGDTSRMYMVGTPSVMARRLVEVTREAMFRGIRAVKPGATLGDVGAAIQAYAEAERFSVVREYCGHGIGKVYHDEPQVLHYGRPGQGVVLKPGMTFTIEPMINEGARHTRVLPDGWTVVTKDRKLSAQWEHTVAVTDDGVEILTRLPGDDNDL, from the coding sequence ATGGCAATTACCCTCAAAACCCCCGAAGACATCGAAAAAATGCGCGTCGCGGGCCGTCTGGCCGCCGAGGTGCTACAGGTCGTCGCCCCGCACGTGAAGCCGGGCGTGACCACCCAAGAGCTCGACCGCATCTGTCACGACCACATCGTCAACGTCCAGGGGGCGACCCCGGCCAACGTGGGCTACAAGGGCTTCCCCAAGACCGTATGCACGTCGGTCAACAACGTCATCTGCCATGGCATCCCCAACGAGGCCAAGGTCTTGAAGGACGGCGATATCGTCAACATCGACGTCACCGTCATCAAGGACGGCTGGCACGGCGATACCAGCCGCATGTACATGGTCGGTACGCCGTCGGTGATGGCCAGGCGGCTGGTCGAGGTGACCCGTGAGGCGATGTTCCGCGGCATCCGCGCGGTGAAGCCGGGCGCCACGCTCGGTGACGTCGGCGCCGCGATCCAGGCCTACGCCGAGGCCGAGCGCTTCAGCGTGGTCCGCGAGTACTGCGGCCATGGCATCGGCAAGGTCTACCACGACGAACCGCAGGTGCTGCATTACGGCCGGCCCGGTCAGGGCGTGGTGCTGAAGCCGGGCATGACCTTCACCATCGAGCCGATGATCAACGAGGGCGCCCGCCACACCCGCGTCCTGCCGGACGGCTGGACGGTGGTGACCAAGGACCGCAAGTTGTCGGCGCAGTGGGAGCACACGGTCGCGGTGACCGACGACGGCGTCGAGATCCTCACCCGCCTGCCGGGTGACGACAACGACCTATGA
- a CDS encoding fimbria/pilus outer membrane usher protein, protein MAKLSSRRSSSTLRRVKPLLLAALWLPANVLAVTTAVPLLEPDPPGQADITLYLDVELNQQATGLLLPFVSRNGRLYASPDTLSRLDFQVADAGPGELIALDQLRGVEVHYDASMQRVSISAPLSQLDLQTTIVGVDRTEVVPATNSPGLLLNYDLYVNHGDLSSNATAFAELRAFGGKLGVFSTTAVTRAFRTSETDWSGDSVRLDSSWDLAFPQSMLSLRVGDVTTGNLSWTRAVRVGGIRIGRDFGLQPYRVTTPLPAFLGEAAVPSQLELYVNGVRQYSGEIPVGPFQLISQPGINGSGNAQVVITDAFGAVRTLDFPFYATQSLLARGLSDWSVTAGLVREDYGLRSFSYGDALVGSGEWRYGVSDDLTVEAHGEGGDGLANVGAGAVWSMGQLGVVSASYTDSRWDQHTGSQTALAYSWNSPRFNLSLSTQRTHGDYRDIASGYGQAPARISERALVGWNAPSVGNIGASYLRLQYPGAEASRYASTYWNRSFGGNSALNLSVNQNLDDSEDRSLYLGISVSLGERRMLNTSLQRNAGRDSINVDASQSVPTDGGLSWRLQASHLDPDAYQGLAEAGWLGDYGQVSGGVAGGGESWYGYAGANGGLVLMSGDVFASRRVNDAFAVVSTGDIPGVPVKLENRLVGSSNDNGLLLVTPLNAWQRNRLAIDPMDLPADMRLGKVEMFAVPSDRAGTEVQFEIQPVRAAVVVLHDAGGVPLAVGSSAALIDNPASAAFVGYDGEVYLDLLGDDNVLQVTTPEGVCRVSFEYPISPEPIPRIGPLTCIPEALP, encoded by the coding sequence ATGGCGAAGCTGTCGAGCAGACGCTCAAGCTCCACCCTGCGTCGGGTTAAGCCGCTGCTGTTGGCTGCCCTCTGGCTGCCCGCGAATGTGCTTGCCGTCACCACTGCGGTACCGCTGCTTGAACCCGACCCGCCCGGCCAGGCGGACATCACGCTGTACCTGGACGTCGAGCTGAACCAGCAGGCGACCGGCCTTTTGTTGCCGTTCGTTTCACGCAACGGGCGTCTGTACGCGAGCCCCGATACGCTCTCCCGGCTTGACTTCCAGGTAGCCGATGCTGGGCCCGGAGAGCTGATCGCGCTGGATCAGCTGCGCGGCGTGGAGGTGCACTACGACGCCTCGATGCAGCGGGTGTCGATCTCCGCGCCGCTGTCGCAGCTTGACCTGCAGACCACCATCGTGGGAGTCGATCGAACCGAGGTAGTCCCGGCAACCAATTCGCCCGGATTGCTGCTCAACTACGATCTCTACGTCAATCACGGTGACCTCTCCAGCAACGCCACCGCTTTTGCGGAGCTGCGGGCGTTTGGAGGCAAGCTCGGCGTCTTCAGTACCACCGCAGTGACGAGGGCGTTTCGCACTTCGGAGACGGACTGGAGCGGAGACAGCGTGCGTCTGGATTCGAGCTGGGACCTGGCCTTCCCGCAATCCATGTTGAGCCTGCGCGTCGGCGATGTCACAACCGGCAATCTCAGCTGGACCCGTGCCGTGCGGGTCGGCGGCATTCGTATCGGTCGCGACTTCGGGCTGCAGCCCTATCGCGTGACCACGCCCCTGCCCGCGTTCCTGGGCGAAGCGGCCGTCCCCTCGCAACTCGAGCTCTACGTCAACGGAGTCCGCCAGTATTCCGGCGAAATTCCGGTCGGCCCCTTTCAGCTGATCTCCCAACCGGGCATCAACGGCTCGGGTAACGCGCAGGTGGTCATCACCGACGCGTTTGGCGCCGTCCGGACCCTTGATTTCCCGTTCTACGCAACCCAGAGCCTCCTGGCCCGGGGACTGTCCGACTGGTCGGTCACCGCTGGCCTGGTCCGCGAAGACTACGGCTTGCGCTCGTTCTCCTATGGCGACGCGCTCGTTGGCAGTGGCGAATGGCGCTACGGCGTCAGCGACGACCTGACGGTGGAGGCGCATGGCGAGGGTGGCGACGGCCTTGCCAACGTCGGGGCCGGAGCCGTGTGGTCCATGGGTCAACTCGGCGTGGTCAGCGCGTCGTACACCGATAGTCGCTGGGATCAACACACTGGCTCGCAGACCGCCCTCGCCTACAGCTGGAACAGTCCCCGTTTCAACCTGTCGTTGAGTACCCAGCGCACCCACGGTGACTACCGGGACATCGCCTCCGGATACGGGCAGGCGCCCGCAAGGATCAGTGAACGTGCATTGGTTGGCTGGAACGCGCCTTCCGTCGGCAACATCGGCGCGAGCTATCTTCGACTTCAATATCCCGGGGCCGAGGCGAGCCGGTACGCGAGCACGTACTGGAACCGGAGTTTCGGCGGGAACTCGGCGCTCAATCTGAGCGTCAACCAGAATCTGGACGACAGCGAGGATCGCAGCCTGTATCTGGGGATCTCGGTCAGCCTGGGTGAACGTCGCATGCTCAACACCTCGTTGCAGCGCAATGCCGGACGCGACAGCATAAATGTCGACGCCAGCCAATCGGTTCCCACGGATGGCGGGCTGAGCTGGCGACTCCAGGCCAGCCACCTGGATCCCGATGCCTACCAGGGGCTGGCCGAAGCCGGTTGGCTGGGGGATTACGGTCAAGTCAGCGGTGGCGTCGCGGGCGGCGGCGAAAGCTGGTACGGGTACGCGGGCGCCAACGGCGGGCTCGTGTTGATGAGTGGCGATGTATTTGCATCGCGCCGCGTCAACGATGCGTTCGCGGTCGTCTCGACCGGCGACATTCCCGGCGTTCCGGTAAAACTGGAGAACCGGTTGGTCGGCAGCAGCAACGACAACGGCCTGCTACTCGTGACCCCACTGAACGCCTGGCAGCGGAACCGGCTGGCAATCGATCCGATGGATCTCCCGGCAGACATGAGGCTCGGCAAGGTGGAAATGTTCGCGGTGCCAAGTGACCGGGCCGGCACCGAAGTCCAGTTCGAGATACAGCCCGTGCGTGCGGCGGTCGTGGTCCTGCATGATGCTGGAGGCGTCCCTCTCGCCGTCGGGAGCAGTGCCGCGCTCATCGACAATCCAGCGTCGGCCGCGTTCGTCGGGTATGACGGCGAGGTCTACCTGGACCTGCTCGGTGACGACAACGTCCTTCAGGTCACAACGCCCGAAGGCGTCTGTCGGGTCAGCTTCGAATACCCCATCTCGCCGGAACCGATTCCCCGAATCGGTCCGTTGACCTGCATACCGGAGGCTTTGCCATGA
- the dapD gene encoding 2,3,4,5-tetrahydropyridine-2,6-dicarboxylate N-succinyltransferase produces MSPPRKSAKTPAKKATRKTPARKATAPMSPADELQVVINSAFERRTMLTPEEMEGSTRPTVERVIEGIENGEFRVAEPDGNGGWTVNEWLKKAVLLYFRTQDMEVVESYPAPFWDKIPARFAEFDEPAFRQLGARVVPGAIVRRGAHIGKDVVLMPSFVNIGAHVGEGTMVDTWATVGSCAQVGKHCHLSGGAGIGGVLEPLQATPTIIEDHCFIGARSEVVEGFVVGHHSVIGMGVFLGQSTRVYNRATGEVTYGSVPPYSVVVSGQLPAKDGSHSLYCAVIVKQVDAKTRSKTSINDLLRGLAD; encoded by the coding sequence ATGAGTCCCCCACGGAAGAGCGCCAAGACCCCCGCGAAAAAGGCGACCAGGAAGACCCCGGCACGCAAGGCGACCGCGCCCATGTCGCCGGCCGACGAGCTCCAGGTGGTGATCAACAGCGCCTTCGAGCGCCGCACGATGTTGACGCCCGAAGAGATGGAAGGATCGACCCGGCCGACGGTGGAGCGCGTCATCGAGGGCATCGAGAACGGCGAGTTCCGCGTCGCCGAGCCCGATGGCAACGGCGGCTGGACCGTCAACGAGTGGCTCAAGAAGGCGGTGCTGCTGTACTTCCGCACCCAGGACATGGAAGTGGTGGAATCCTACCCGGCGCCGTTCTGGGACAAGATCCCGGCCCGCTTCGCCGAGTTCGACGAACCCGCGTTCCGCCAGCTCGGCGCGCGCGTGGTGCCCGGCGCGATCGTCCGCCGCGGCGCCCACATCGGCAAGGACGTGGTGCTGATGCCGAGCTTCGTCAACATCGGCGCCCACGTCGGCGAGGGCACGATGGTCGACACCTGGGCCACGGTCGGCTCGTGCGCGCAGGTGGGCAAGCACTGCCACCTGTCCGGCGGTGCCGGCATCGGCGGCGTGCTCGAGCCGCTGCAGGCCACCCCGACGATCATCGAGGACCACTGCTTCATCGGCGCCCGGTCGGAGGTGGTCGAAGGCTTTGTCGTCGGACACCACAGCGTGATCGGCATGGGCGTGTTCCTCGGCCAGAGCACGCGCGTCTACAACCGCGCCACCGGCGAGGTCACCTACGGATCGGTGCCGCCGTACAGCGTGGTGGTGTCGGGCCAGCTGCCGGCCAAGGACGGTTCGCACTCGCTGTACTGCGCGGTGATCGTCAAGCAGGTCGATGCGAAGACCCGGTCCAAGACCAGCATCAACGACCTGTTGCGCGGCCTGGCCGACTGA
- a CDS encoding Csu type fimbrial protein, producing the protein MTDFDVYLDVAASCSFTGTKDIAFGNRAVVPGQQLEASGYLKVRCNVPVAYKISLDDGLHGSGISDRRMKASSGDTIAYQLYSGNSSARPCSSAGGVQWGDASGGCIYNASFGGTEQSIPVLGRLTIDDPGAGSYSDTITATITY; encoded by the coding sequence GTGACCGATTTCGATGTCTACCTCGATGTAGCCGCAAGTTGCAGCTTCACCGGCACCAAGGATATTGCGTTTGGCAACCGCGCCGTCGTACCCGGGCAGCAACTCGAGGCATCCGGCTACTTGAAGGTCCGCTGCAATGTCCCGGTCGCCTACAAGATCAGCCTCGACGATGGCCTGCACGGCAGTGGCATCTCTGATCGACGGATGAAGGCGAGCTCGGGAGACACCATTGCCTACCAGCTCTACAGCGGAAACAGCAGTGCTCGACCATGCAGCTCCGCAGGCGGCGTGCAATGGGGCGACGCGAGTGGCGGGTGCATCTACAACGCTTCGTTCGGGGGCACCGAGCAGTCGATACCGGTGCTCGGAAGGCTCACGATCGATGACCCGGGCGCCGGCAGCTACAGTGACACCATCACAGCAACCATCACCTACTGA
- a CDS encoding fimbrial biogenesis chaperone: MATDFSHAMSRRPPTAWARITLAALACFCIPAFAASLQVAPTLVELAASERGEAVWLTNTAADTPTRAQVRLFRWTQKNGEDILEPTSDLAISPPLTELAGGAQQLVRVIRTGPPPTGAEASYRIIVDEVPRAESSDQTGLNFLLRYSIPVFVLPVTEAPIGYDLAPRLESTGEQVMLVVTNRGLQHAQIADLSYVDRSGARHELMSGLVGYVLPGQTMRWSLPSAGRDYSGGSFKARINGEAVEQTLKLHPASG, from the coding sequence ATGGCGACTGACTTCTCCCACGCGATGAGCCGGAGACCTCCCACGGCGTGGGCCCGGATCACACTGGCGGCGCTGGCGTGCTTCTGCATCCCTGCGTTTGCCGCGAGTCTCCAGGTCGCACCTACGCTGGTGGAACTCGCTGCGAGCGAGCGCGGTGAAGCCGTGTGGCTTACCAACACTGCGGCCGACACCCCGACACGCGCGCAAGTGCGTTTGTTTCGCTGGACCCAGAAGAACGGCGAGGACATCCTCGAGCCAACCAGCGATCTCGCCATAAGTCCGCCGCTGACCGAGTTGGCAGGTGGTGCGCAGCAACTGGTACGCGTCATCCGCACCGGCCCGCCGCCAACGGGTGCCGAAGCCAGCTATCGAATCATTGTCGACGAGGTTCCGCGCGCGGAATCCTCCGACCAGACGGGGCTGAACTTCCTGCTGCGATATTCGATTCCGGTGTTCGTACTGCCCGTAACCGAAGCGCCCATCGGCTACGACCTCGCGCCTCGCCTGGAAAGTACGGGCGAGCAGGTGATGCTGGTGGTGACCAACCGTGGGCTCCAGCACGCCCAGATCGCCGACCTCTCGTACGTTGACCGGAGTGGCGCGCGCCACGAACTCATGAGTGGGCTGGTTGGCTATGTCTTGCCCGGCCAGACGATGCGTTGGTCGCTTCCATCAGCCGGCAGGGATTACTCCGGCGGCAGTTTCAAGGCACGGATCAATGGCGAAGCTGTCGAGCAGACGCTCAAGCTCCACCCTGCGTCGGGTTAA
- the dapE gene encoding succinyl-diaminopimelate desuccinylase → MSDVLDLTRDLIARPSVTPDDAGCQALIAGRLGAAGFHCEHLRFGAVENLWATHGSRVDDAPTLVLLGHTDVVPTGPREAWSSDPFVPEIRDGVLYGRGAADMKGSVAAFVVAAERFVAARPGHAGRLALLLTSDEEGDAIDGVRRVADVFRQRGERIDWCITGEPSSTAKLGDLLRVGRRGSLTGTLTVHGVQGHVAYPDQARNPIHLALPALAELAARRWDDGFETFPPTSLQISNITAGTGASNVIPGELQVLFNLRYNPHWDAARLEAECEAVLTRHDLAFDLHWHRSGEPFHTPEGVLREAARDVLAAFAGAPPAESTGGGTSDARFIAPLGAQCIEVGPVNASIHQVDEHVRVADLEALPDLYLALIERLLPA, encoded by the coding sequence ATGTCCGACGTTCTCGATCTCACCCGCGACCTCATCGCCCGCCCGTCGGTGACCCCCGACGACGCCGGCTGCCAGGCGCTCATCGCCGGGCGCCTCGGTGCCGCCGGCTTCCACTGCGAGCACCTGCGCTTTGGTGCGGTCGAAAACCTCTGGGCCACGCACGGCAGCCGTGTCGACGATGCGCCGACGCTGGTCCTGCTCGGCCACACCGACGTGGTGCCGACGGGTCCGCGCGAGGCATGGTCGAGCGATCCGTTCGTGCCGGAGATCCGCGACGGCGTGCTGTACGGCCGCGGCGCCGCCGACATGAAGGGCAGCGTGGCCGCGTTCGTGGTGGCTGCCGAGCGCTTCGTCGCCGCCCGCCCCGGGCATGCCGGCCGACTCGCGCTGCTGCTGACCTCCGACGAGGAGGGCGATGCAATCGACGGTGTGCGGCGGGTGGCCGACGTGTTCCGCCAACGCGGCGAGCGCATCGACTGGTGCATCACCGGCGAACCGTCCTCGACCGCGAAGCTCGGTGACCTGTTGCGGGTCGGCCGCCGCGGCAGCCTGACCGGGACGTTGACCGTGCACGGGGTGCAGGGCCACGTCGCCTATCCGGACCAGGCACGCAACCCGATCCACCTTGCGCTGCCGGCGCTTGCCGAGCTGGCGGCGCGGCGCTGGGACGATGGGTTCGAAACCTTCCCGCCGACCAGCCTGCAGATCAGCAACATCACCGCCGGCACCGGCGCCAGCAACGTGATTCCCGGCGAGCTGCAGGTGCTGTTCAACCTGCGCTACAACCCGCACTGGGACGCCGCCCGGCTGGAGGCCGAGTGCGAGGCGGTGCTGACACGGCACGACCTCGCGTTCGACCTGCACTGGCACCGCAGCGGCGAGCCATTCCACACCCCCGAAGGTGTGTTGCGGGAAGCCGCGCGGGACGTGCTGGCAGCATTCGCCGGGGCGCCGCCGGCCGAGAGCACCGGTGGCGGCACGTCCGACGCGCGCTTTATCGCGCCGTTGGGTGCGCAGTGCATCGAAGTCGGGCCGGTCAACGCGAGCATCCACCAGGTCGACGAACACGTGCGCGTCGCCGACCTGGAAGCCTTGCCGGACCTCTACCTCGCGCTTATCGAGCGGTTGCTGCCGGCCTGA